In Catenulispora sp. MAP5-51, a genomic segment contains:
- a CDS encoding MFS transporter, which produces MSTSGALRWATAYACSVGGDSVYFVTLSWTASRASGPAAAGVVLAVGAVPRALLMLGGGVVADRFGPWRVLIGSDLVRCVLVVGAAFAVVSRVHLGVLAALAAGFGTVDALFMPAVGALPPLLVAADQLARVQGMRVLAVRAANLAGPVVAGVMLGVGGATAAFLAAGALFGASLLGLMTLRIPRAVAALEADRSAWEQLGEGLRYVRQHVELRRLVIVVGLSELCFSGPIAVAVVLLVAERGWGSVTAGWILGAFSVGGAVVAGVMATLAGRVSRARLALPRTPALPRTPALPRTPALPRTPALPRTPALAGSLALTASLLLIWGALGRLGAVAVALVLGATTGVTAVLANARLQSAAAPRLLGRVTSVTTLCTLGLSPLLFPLVGVVAEAWGTGAFFALCAVVCGAAAIVSSRSTPSGRPTAAVADAPPTPARPRTPPRSPRR; this is translated from the coding sequence ATGAGCACCAGCGGTGCCCTGCGCTGGGCCACGGCCTACGCGTGCTCGGTCGGCGGCGACTCCGTCTACTTCGTCACCCTGTCGTGGACCGCCTCACGCGCCTCCGGTCCGGCGGCCGCCGGTGTCGTGCTCGCCGTGGGAGCTGTGCCGAGGGCGCTGCTGATGCTCGGCGGCGGGGTGGTCGCCGACCGGTTCGGGCCCTGGCGCGTGCTGATCGGCAGTGATCTCGTGCGCTGCGTTCTGGTGGTGGGCGCGGCGTTCGCGGTCGTCAGCAGGGTGCATCTGGGAGTCCTGGCGGCGCTCGCCGCCGGCTTCGGGACGGTCGACGCGCTGTTCATGCCGGCCGTCGGTGCGCTTCCGCCGCTGCTGGTCGCGGCCGATCAGCTCGCGCGGGTGCAGGGGATGCGGGTCCTGGCGGTGCGGGCCGCGAATCTGGCCGGGCCGGTGGTGGCGGGCGTCATGCTGGGTGTCGGCGGCGCGACGGCCGCGTTCCTGGCGGCGGGTGCGCTGTTCGGGGCGTCGTTGCTGGGGTTGATGACGCTGCGAATACCGCGCGCGGTGGCCGCTCTGGAAGCGGACCGCAGTGCCTGGGAGCAGCTCGGTGAAGGGCTGCGATACGTCCGGCAGCACGTGGAGTTGCGCCGCCTGGTGATCGTCGTCGGGCTCAGCGAGCTGTGCTTCAGCGGGCCGATAGCCGTCGCCGTGGTCCTGCTCGTCGCCGAACGCGGCTGGGGCAGCGTCACCGCGGGATGGATCCTCGGGGCGTTCAGCGTCGGCGGCGCGGTCGTCGCCGGTGTCATGGCGACGCTCGCCGGGCGGGTGAGCCGGGCACGTCTCGCGCTGCCCAGAACACCCGCGCTGCCCAGAACACCCGCGCTGCCCAGAACACCCGCGCTGCCCAGAACACCCGCGCTGCCCAGAACACCCGCGCTGGCCGGATCGCTCGCGCTGACCGCGTCGCTCCTCCTCATCTGGGGCGCGCTCGGCCGGCTAGGGGCGGTCGCGGTCGCATTGGTGCTCGGCGCCACCACCGGCGTGACGGCCGTGCTCGCGAACGCGCGGCTGCAAAGCGCGGCCGCCCCGCGCCTGCTCGGCCGGGTCACCTCGGTGACGACCCTGTGCACGCTGGGCCTGAGCCCCCTGCTGTTCCCGCTGGTCGGCGTCGTGGCCGAGGCGTGGGGGACCGGGGCGTTCTTCGCCCTGTGCGCCGTGGTGTGCGGGGCGGCCGCGATCGTGAGTTCCCGGTCTACGCCTTCTGGGCGACCGACAGCCGCTGTCGCGGATGCGCCCCCGACTCCAGCTCGTCCACGAACGCCACCGCGTAGTCCTCGGCGCTGA
- a CDS encoding NAD(P)-dependent oxidoreductase → MDIVVFGATGMVGSRIAAEAASRGHTLTAVSRSGKAPEGVAGAVTSAVGDATDPAQVAELVKGADVVASALVGPRDGTDPRGPLVQLYKDFLSGVRAGGSPRTVIAGGAGSLLVAPGTRLADLPDFPEMYKPEALAHADLLDSLRADSTLPIWTYISPAPEIGPGERTGGFRLGVGDEILPHAGTISAEDYAVAFVDELESGAHPRQRLSVAQKA, encoded by the coding sequence GTGGACATCGTCGTGTTCGGTGCGACCGGCATGGTCGGCTCGCGCATCGCCGCGGAGGCGGCATCACGGGGCCACACCCTGACCGCGGTCTCGCGGTCCGGCAAGGCCCCGGAGGGCGTCGCCGGCGCCGTCACGTCGGCGGTGGGCGACGCCACCGATCCGGCCCAGGTCGCCGAGCTGGTCAAGGGCGCCGACGTGGTGGCCTCGGCGCTGGTCGGACCGCGCGACGGCACCGACCCGCGCGGCCCGCTCGTCCAGCTCTACAAGGACTTCCTGTCCGGCGTCCGCGCCGGCGGCTCACCGCGCACGGTGATCGCCGGCGGCGCCGGCAGCCTGCTGGTGGCGCCGGGCACCCGCCTGGCCGACCTGCCGGACTTCCCGGAGATGTACAAGCCCGAGGCGTTGGCGCACGCCGACCTGCTGGACTCGCTGCGCGCCGACTCCACCCTGCCGATCTGGACGTACATCTCCCCCGCGCCGGAGATCGGCCCCGGCGAGCGCACCGGCGGCTTCCGGCTCGGCGTGGGCGACGAGATCCTGCCGCACGCGGGCACCATCAGCGCCGAGGACTACGCGGTGGCGTTCGTGGACGAGCTGGAGTCGGGGGCGCATCCGCGACAGCGGCTGTCGGTCGCCCAGAAGGCGTAG
- a CDS encoding helix-turn-helix domain-containing protein gives MAAEPADPLAPHPERDIVLDTAALRVLAHPMRLSFLHYLRDHGAATGRRLAAHFELDSGAVSYHLRKLAGGGLIEEDVERGTRRDRWWRVTRPALYHDPATRQSGESQEDNRAYLHSTLLAYGDALRRYTADVPGLSRDWLNVTMTSERSLRLSPDQLTELKRDLIAVIDRYRDLPEQAGARPVSIHLHALPPPQPQ, from the coding sequence ATGGCAGCCGAACCCGCCGATCCGCTGGCGCCGCACCCGGAGCGCGACATCGTCCTGGACACCGCGGCGCTGCGCGTCCTGGCACACCCGATGCGTCTGAGCTTCCTGCACTATCTGCGCGACCACGGCGCGGCCACCGGCCGGCGGCTCGCCGCGCACTTCGAGCTCGATTCCGGCGCGGTCAGCTACCACCTGCGCAAACTGGCCGGCGGCGGCCTGATCGAGGAGGACGTCGAGCGGGGCACACGGCGCGACCGGTGGTGGCGGGTCACGCGGCCCGCCCTCTATCACGACCCTGCCACGCGCCAGAGCGGCGAAAGCCAGGAGGACAACCGCGCCTACCTGCACTCGACGCTCCTCGCCTACGGCGACGCGCTGCGGCGGTACACGGCCGACGTGCCGGGCCTGAGCCGCGACTGGCTGAACGTCACCATGACCAGCGAGCGCTCCCTGCGCCTCAGTCCGGACCAGCTCACCGAGCTCAAACGAGACCTCATCGCGGTCATCGACCGCTACCGCGACCTGCCTGAACAAGCCGGTGCGCGGCCGGTCTCGATCCATCTCCATGCCCTGCCGCCGCCGCAGCCGCAGTGA
- a CDS encoding NAD(P)/FAD-dependent oxidoreductase, producing MPMRHAASGDRGVYDVVVAGGGPAGCAAALTLAQAGLRVLLADAGGGPPKLGESLVSVARLLLADLGVAEETLGSGHVPCYGSLSAWGSADLHAVDSLRDPYGHGWHLDRPLFDRRLRAAVRSAGAEVADRTSVQRLVPSPSPSPSSSSSSSSDDGWQITLHDREAGSERAVHCRWVVDATGRKAAVAIPAGARRRTTDRLTAHHVTLAAAPGARDQPTDGRNLVESDPDGWWYTALMPSRERLVVYFTDPDLPTAAPRTAAEFRHRMLATRHVSARVRDHDLTRLPAPGRAPAYTAYLDRVHGEGWVAAGDAAVAFDPLSSQGILTALYTGLSAGKAVAARLRGDSAALPEYASAVATARDAYGRGYRAVHTQEARWAQHPFWARRYPHPHHSEGSK from the coding sequence ATGCCGATGCGCCATGCGGCCTCTGGCGATCGCGGCGTCTACGACGTCGTGGTCGCCGGAGGCGGCCCCGCCGGATGCGCCGCCGCGCTCACCCTGGCCCAGGCCGGGCTCAGGGTGCTGCTCGCCGACGCCGGCGGCGGGCCGCCCAAACTCGGCGAGTCGCTGGTCTCGGTGGCCCGGTTGCTGCTGGCCGACCTCGGGGTCGCCGAGGAGACGCTGGGCAGCGGGCATGTGCCCTGCTACGGCAGCTTGTCCGCGTGGGGCTCGGCGGATCTGCACGCTGTCGACTCGCTTCGCGACCCGTATGGGCACGGCTGGCATCTCGATCGGCCGTTGTTCGATCGGCGGCTGCGCGCTGCTGTTCGGAGCGCGGGCGCCGAGGTCGCCGACCGCACGTCGGTGCAGCGGCTGGTGCCGTCGCCGTCGCCGTCGCCGTCATCATCATCATCATCATCGTCGGACGACGGCTGGCAGATCACGCTGCACGATCGCGAGGCCGGTTCGGAGCGGGCCGTGCACTGCCGGTGGGTGGTCGACGCCACGGGACGCAAGGCCGCCGTCGCGATCCCCGCCGGAGCCCGCCGCCGGACCACCGACCGCCTCACCGCTCACCACGTCACGCTTGCCGCCGCCCCCGGAGCCCGAGACCAGCCGACGGACGGCCGCAATCTCGTCGAGTCCGACCCGGACGGCTGGTGGTACACGGCCCTGATGCCGAGCCGCGAACGGCTCGTCGTCTACTTCACCGACCCCGATCTCCCCACCGCCGCCCCGCGTACCGCCGCGGAATTCCGCCACCGGATGCTGGCCACCCGGCACGTCTCAGCCCGCGTCCGGGACCACGACCTCACGCGCCTGCCCGCCCCGGGCCGTGCGCCGGCGTACACCGCGTACCTGGACCGGGTGCACGGCGAGGGCTGGGTGGCGGCTGGCGACGCGGCGGTGGCCTTCGATCCGTTGTCCTCCCAAGGAATCCTCACCGCGCTCTACACCGGACTGAGCGCCGGCAAAGCCGTTGCCGCCCGACTGCGCGGCGACTCGGCCGCCCTACCCGAATACGCGAGTGCGGTCGCCACCGCGCGTGACGCCTACGGACGGGGATACCGCGCCGTCCACACCCAAGAAGCTCGCTGGGCCCAGCATCCCTTCTGGGCCCGGCGATACCCCCATCCGCACCACTCGGAAGGAAGTAAGTGA
- a CDS encoding VOC family protein, which produces MAKIRRMDHVSINVEDMDSAKEFFLTLGMEVAGEAKVGGAQVGRIIGLTEPMSDVVFLRTPDGHSQIELVKHLAAPEKNGPHAPASNRLGLIHIAFEVEDLPGLLTDLRAKGYDTVGTVENFEDVYLLCFLRGPEGIIVELAEDISAKQSS; this is translated from the coding sequence ATGGCGAAGATCCGGCGCATGGATCACGTGAGCATCAACGTCGAGGACATGGACTCCGCGAAGGAGTTCTTCCTGACCCTGGGCATGGAGGTCGCCGGCGAGGCGAAGGTCGGCGGTGCCCAGGTGGGCAGGATCATCGGCTTGACCGAGCCGATGTCCGACGTGGTCTTCCTGCGCACGCCCGACGGCCACAGCCAGATCGAGCTGGTCAAGCACCTCGCCGCGCCCGAAAAGAACGGGCCGCACGCGCCGGCGTCGAACCGGCTGGGGCTGATCCACATCGCCTTCGAGGTCGAAGACCTGCCGGGCCTGCTGACCGACCTGCGCGCCAAGGGCTACGACACGGTCGGGACGGTCGAGAACTTCGAGGACGTCTACCTGCTGTGCTTCCTGCGCGGGCCCGAGGGGATCATCGTCGAACTCGCCGAGGACATCAGCGCGAAGCAGAGCAGCTGA
- a CDS encoding YciI family protein, whose protein sequence is MKYLLLKHYRGGPTPAVDFPPMDQWTPEEVDAHVQFMRDFASRLEETGEFVDMQALSAEGAFVRHGGQGRPPVTDGPFAETKDLIAGWYIVDVDSWDRAVQIAGELSAVPGPGGEPLLEWLEVRPFLGAEAPKATA, encoded by the coding sequence ATGAAGTACCTGCTGCTGAAGCACTACCGCGGCGGCCCGACCCCGGCCGTCGACTTCCCGCCGATGGACCAGTGGACGCCCGAGGAGGTCGACGCGCACGTGCAGTTCATGCGCGACTTCGCCTCCCGGCTGGAGGAGACCGGCGAGTTCGTCGACATGCAGGCGCTGTCCGCCGAGGGCGCCTTCGTCCGGCACGGCGGCCAGGGCCGCCCGCCGGTCACCGACGGACCGTTCGCCGAGACCAAGGACCTGATCGCCGGCTGGTACATCGTCGACGTCGACTCCTGGGACCGCGCGGTCCAGATCGCCGGCGAGCTGTCGGCGGTGCCCGGCCCCGGCGGCGAGCCGCTGTTGGAGTGGCTGGAGGTCCGGCCGTTCCTGGGCGCCGAGGCGCCGAAGGCCACGGCGTGA
- a CDS encoding glycoside hydrolase family 28 protein, with protein sequence MTSRTTRHPVGARRKLSLAAAVAVGIASTLTFGVASATIHTRDAAEPTVPGTCQSIPAQLAKPANELFSSTQESSPPDTARIQAALNSCAGTGKAVELTVSGGNTAFLSAPLTITNGEVLLVDTGVTLYASRNPADYQVAGQPKCGTLGASDGSTLGTATGCTPFLAVRGDNAGIMGTQSSSGAQGLIDGRGDQDMLGTTKTWWALAESAHSKTTKQQENPKLITVFGASKATMYHISLTNSPMFNVLLDGGDGFTAWGVRIDNPDNARNTDGFDPDSATNVLITDSSINTGDDGIAVKADAGGPAANITVSNTSFWGIHGLSVGSQTEGGIQNVTFTGNYIHGGTDIHGNKASSNNGVRVKSDSSFGGTVTGVSFTDTCETGVEHLILLDPQYLTGNGSSVPNFADITINGLRSVNSTHGSSTLEGYDAAHPLGLTLENVQLDSTKVVAQYANIKMYDSNIAPTGTGVSVTNVTGSGSVPSCSSFPSWPGL encoded by the coding sequence ATGACCTCCCGAACCACTCGCCATCCCGTCGGCGCCCGGCGCAAGCTGTCGCTGGCGGCGGCCGTCGCCGTGGGCATCGCCTCCACGCTCACCTTCGGCGTCGCCTCGGCCACGATCCATACGCGCGACGCCGCCGAGCCGACCGTCCCCGGCACCTGTCAGTCGATCCCGGCCCAGCTCGCGAAGCCCGCCAACGAGCTGTTCAGCAGCACCCAGGAATCGTCGCCCCCTGACACCGCGCGCATCCAGGCGGCGCTGAACAGCTGCGCCGGCACCGGCAAGGCGGTGGAACTGACCGTCTCGGGCGGGAACACCGCGTTCCTGTCCGCGCCGCTGACCATCACCAACGGCGAAGTCCTGCTCGTGGACACCGGCGTGACCCTGTACGCCTCGCGCAATCCGGCCGACTACCAGGTCGCCGGCCAGCCCAAGTGCGGAACCCTGGGCGCCTCGGACGGCAGCACGCTCGGCACCGCGACCGGATGCACGCCCTTCCTGGCCGTCCGCGGGGACAACGCCGGGATCATGGGCACGCAGAGCAGCTCCGGCGCTCAGGGCCTGATCGATGGCCGAGGCGACCAGGACATGCTGGGGACCACCAAGACCTGGTGGGCCCTGGCCGAATCGGCGCACAGCAAGACCACCAAGCAGCAGGAGAACCCCAAGCTGATCACGGTCTTCGGCGCGTCGAAGGCGACGATGTACCACATCAGCCTCACCAACTCGCCGATGTTCAACGTGCTCCTGGACGGCGGCGACGGCTTCACCGCCTGGGGCGTCCGCATCGACAACCCCGACAACGCCCGCAACACCGACGGCTTCGACCCCGACAGCGCCACCAACGTCCTGATCACCGACAGTTCCATCAACACCGGCGACGACGGCATAGCCGTCAAGGCCGACGCCGGCGGCCCGGCCGCGAACATCACCGTCAGCAACACCAGCTTCTGGGGCATCCACGGCCTGTCGGTCGGCAGCCAGACCGAGGGCGGCATCCAGAACGTCACCTTCACCGGCAACTACATCCACGGCGGCACCGACATCCACGGCAACAAGGCCTCCAGCAACAACGGCGTCCGCGTGAAGAGCGACTCCAGCTTCGGCGGCACCGTCACCGGCGTCAGCTTCACCGACACCTGCGAAACCGGCGTCGAGCACCTGATCCTGCTCGACCCGCAATACCTGACCGGCAACGGCTCCTCGGTCCCGAACTTCGCCGACATCACCATCAACGGCCTGCGCTCAGTGAACTCCACCCACGGAAGCTCGACCCTCGAGGGCTACGACGCCGCCCATCCGCTCGGCCTGACACTGGAGAACGTCCAGCTGGACTCCACCAAGGTCGTGGCGCAGTACGCGAACATCAAGATGTACGACTCCAACATCGCGCCCACCGGGACCGGCGTGAGCGTCACGAACGTCACGGGCTCGGGCAGCGTCCCGAGTTGCAGCAGCTTCCCCAGCTGGCCCGGCCTTTAG
- a CDS encoding DoxX family protein, with the protein MNIFLWILQAVLAAFFALSGLGKAFQSKEKVLVKAPVLENYAPATIRFIGAAELAGAIGVILPFAVGIATVLTPAAAVGLAVLMLLGALVHARRREGLGVAVTVVLAVLAAVIAFGR; encoded by the coding sequence GTGAACATCTTCTTGTGGATCCTGCAGGCGGTCCTGGCCGCCTTCTTCGCGCTGTCCGGCCTCGGCAAGGCGTTCCAGTCGAAAGAGAAGGTCCTGGTCAAGGCCCCGGTGCTGGAGAACTACGCCCCGGCGACGATCCGCTTCATCGGCGCCGCCGAACTGGCCGGCGCCATCGGGGTCATCCTGCCCTTCGCCGTCGGCATCGCCACGGTGCTGACGCCGGCCGCCGCCGTCGGCCTCGCCGTCCTGATGCTGCTCGGGGCACTCGTGCACGCGCGGCGGCGGGAAGGGCTCGGCGTCGCGGTCACCGTCGTGCTGGCTGTGCTGGCGGCCGTGATCGCCTTCGGACGATAG
- a CDS encoding SAM-dependent methyltransferase has translation MTEELGPDTGPLLPDWLPPEIDQTKAHPARMYDYMLGGKNHFEVDREAAEVAMQAAPAARAMVLENRAFLGRAVRHLAEAGITQYLDIGTGLPGEGNTGEVARAVRPEARVAYVDYDPIVAVHSRALLAGDESRTAVVLADVREPKTILEHPRVLELLDFDQPVAVLMVALLHFVGHDEDAAGIVAAFRDALAPGSALVISHGTDGGQPEVSAAARKGWDNAKSRVVVRDHEEIAALFGGFELVEPGVVQLPLWRPEGPVREDWETIWLEGGVAFKR, from the coding sequence ATGACCGAGGAACTGGGGCCCGACACCGGTCCGCTGCTGCCGGACTGGCTGCCCCCGGAGATCGACCAGACCAAGGCGCACCCGGCGCGCATGTACGACTACATGCTCGGCGGCAAGAACCACTTCGAGGTGGACCGCGAGGCCGCCGAGGTGGCGATGCAGGCCGCCCCGGCGGCGCGCGCCATGGTGCTGGAGAACCGGGCCTTCCTCGGCCGCGCCGTCCGCCACCTGGCCGAGGCCGGCATCACCCAGTACCTGGACATCGGCACCGGCCTGCCCGGCGAGGGCAACACCGGCGAGGTGGCGCGCGCGGTCCGGCCCGAGGCCAGGGTCGCCTACGTCGACTACGACCCGATCGTCGCCGTCCACTCCCGGGCCCTGCTCGCCGGCGACGAGAGCCGCACCGCCGTGGTGCTGGCCGACGTGCGCGAGCCGAAGACGATCCTGGAGCATCCCAGGGTCCTGGAACTGCTCGACTTCGACCAGCCGGTCGCGGTCCTGATGGTCGCGCTGCTGCACTTCGTCGGGCACGACGAGGACGCCGCCGGCATCGTCGCCGCCTTCCGCGACGCGCTGGCCCCCGGCAGCGCGCTGGTGATCTCGCACGGCACCGACGGCGGCCAGCCCGAGGTCTCCGCCGCCGCGCGCAAGGGCTGGGACAACGCCAAGTCCCGGGTCGTGGTGCGCGACCACGAGGAGATAGCGGCGCTGTTCGGCGGCTTCGAGCTCGTCGAGCCCGGCGTGGTGCAGCTGCCGCTGTGGCGGCCGGAGGGTCCCGTGCGTGAGGACTGGGAGACGATCTGGCTTGAAGGCGGGGTCGCCTTCAAGCGCTGA
- a CDS encoding LodA/GoxA family CTQ-dependent oxidase — MDAQQIVQVKIHPAIGIARVGNSPRPPFIGPESPDEPPLDMSEYKDEEGRIVRQAARFRLYGYDAAGKVVRELTLGDQEVSKIEWTVHVANKKAAWYKFFIPLDIPEADKLSTDQRSLRNQRETARGRLVIDPKARTLQIAKGGGEQKAEFDGGTIMGVPVDLGAMSVGTDGRLLVSGGAGKSAAWDKVEPPITGVANNDGWYDDTSDGPVTASVWFDGKKVDATPAWVVVGPPHYAPGVKTVRTLYDVLEDVFATEGTQPMPAMVTYDGDIEPILARFCQLQWTNRGFAAEFGWRGPHDFEDPAMRRRLRDPGEVSAELRRQVYITMRSFDRDGESPVPWPWMYGDAMTAGKATSVRQHIMLSAVQDRKLAEWAMGHFTPGDGPVRYPDVDKAPPAVQPDLLDRGALENCAAEAFHPGCEVTWPVRHASMYSEPFRILHREGPEPDYGPVLTEKELSRKDGPLYAQGPGDLTRWMAAPWQCDTASCRSGYQVVSGLGPRYSPYLPTFWPAQMPNQVLKESDFAVVNDTAKPDEERERAFEHRAVWLRGLTGSDMNGQRRQMIRDWYLFGIVHVRKYAGKDGKFPEYLQVESVPGGDLGEQPDYANLINIQVPQAGAPMMAAVAGTWTGEVPADQVEAGLVTNAVQEAMRATGYDEAAITAGYLEKLDPFHEAL; from the coding sequence ATGGATGCACAGCAGATCGTTCAGGTCAAAATCCACCCCGCGATAGGGATCGCCCGCGTCGGCAACAGCCCGCGGCCCCCCTTCATCGGCCCCGAGTCGCCCGACGAGCCGCCCTTGGACATGAGCGAGTACAAGGACGAAGAAGGCAGGATCGTCCGGCAGGCCGCCCGGTTCCGCCTCTACGGCTACGACGCCGCCGGAAAGGTCGTCAGGGAACTCACACTAGGCGACCAGGAAGTCTCCAAGATCGAGTGGACGGTGCACGTCGCCAACAAGAAGGCCGCCTGGTACAAGTTCTTCATCCCGCTCGACATCCCCGAGGCCGACAAACTCAGCACCGATCAGCGGAGCCTGCGCAACCAGCGCGAGACGGCGCGCGGCCGCCTGGTCATCGATCCCAAGGCCCGGACCCTGCAGATCGCCAAGGGCGGCGGCGAGCAGAAGGCTGAGTTCGACGGCGGGACCATCATGGGCGTCCCGGTGGACCTCGGTGCGATGTCCGTCGGTACGGACGGCCGGCTGCTGGTCAGTGGCGGCGCCGGCAAGTCCGCGGCCTGGGACAAGGTGGAACCTCCGATCACCGGCGTCGCGAACAACGACGGCTGGTACGACGACACCTCCGACGGTCCGGTCACCGCCTCGGTCTGGTTCGACGGCAAGAAGGTCGACGCCACCCCTGCGTGGGTCGTGGTCGGCCCGCCGCACTACGCGCCGGGGGTGAAGACCGTCCGGACGCTGTACGACGTGCTGGAGGACGTCTTCGCCACCGAGGGCACGCAGCCGATGCCCGCCATGGTCACCTATGACGGCGACATCGAGCCGATCCTGGCCCGCTTCTGCCAGCTCCAGTGGACCAACCGCGGGTTCGCCGCCGAGTTCGGCTGGCGCGGACCGCACGACTTCGAGGACCCGGCCATGCGCAGGCGTCTGCGCGACCCGGGCGAGGTCTCCGCCGAGCTGCGCCGCCAGGTCTACATCACCATGCGGTCCTTCGACCGGGACGGGGAGTCGCCGGTGCCGTGGCCGTGGATGTACGGCGACGCGATGACCGCCGGCAAGGCCACCTCGGTGCGGCAGCACATCATGCTCTCCGCGGTCCAGGACCGGAAGCTCGCCGAGTGGGCCATGGGGCACTTCACGCCCGGCGACGGCCCGGTGCGCTACCCGGACGTGGACAAGGCTCCGCCGGCCGTGCAGCCCGACCTGCTGGACCGGGGCGCGCTGGAGAACTGCGCCGCAGAGGCCTTCCACCCGGGCTGCGAGGTCACCTGGCCGGTGCGGCACGCCTCGATGTACTCCGAGCCGTTCCGCATCCTGCACCGGGAAGGCCCCGAGCCCGACTACGGACCCGTGCTCACCGAGAAGGAGCTCAGCCGCAAGGACGGTCCCCTGTACGCGCAGGGTCCGGGCGACCTGACCCGCTGGATGGCGGCCCCCTGGCAGTGCGACACCGCCAGCTGCCGTTCCGGGTACCAGGTGGTGAGCGGCCTCGGCCCGCGCTACAGCCCGTATCTGCCCACGTTCTGGCCGGCCCAGATGCCCAACCAGGTGCTCAAGGAGTCGGACTTCGCCGTCGTCAACGACACCGCCAAGCCCGACGAGGAGCGGGAGCGGGCCTTCGAGCACCGCGCGGTGTGGCTGCGCGGGCTGACCGGCAGCGACATGAACGGGCAGCGCCGGCAGATGATCCGGGACTGGTACCTGTTCGGCATCGTCCACGTCCGCAAGTACGCGGGCAAGGACGGGAAGTTCCCGGAGTACCTCCAGGTGGAGTCCGTCCCCGGCGGCGATCTGGGTGAGCAGCCCGACTACGCCAACCTCATCAACATCCAGGTGCCGCAGGCCGGCGCGCCGATGATGGCCGCCGTGGCCGGCACCTGGACCGGCGAGGTCCCGGCCGACCAGGTCGAGGCCGGGCTGGTGACCAACGCGGTCCAGGAGGCCATGCGGGCCACGGGCTATGACGAGGCCGCGATCACCGCTGGATATCTGGAGAAGCTCGACCCGTTCCACGAGGCGCTCTAA
- a CDS encoding RNA polymerase sigma factor, which yields MNEALVRDLVPAVIGVLVRRGADFASAEDAVQEALIRALQTWPDDPPRDPKGWLVTAAWHKFVDASRAEASRRRREDAVDAEPPAGPAPAGDDTLRLYFLCAHPSLPSAAAVALTLRAVGGLTTRQIAQACLVPEATMAQRIVRAKRRIEGLPLDEHGDLATVLRVLYLVFNEGYGGELDLAAEAIRLTRQLVALTDDDPEVAGLLALMLLHHARRASRTAPGGRLVPLAEQDRTRWDTALIAEGVAILQTALARDRLGEYQAQAAIAALHADAQKVEETDWPQIVEWYDELLALTGSPVVRLNRAVAVGEADGAQAGLAALAEVDADVPRRAAVEAYLHERAGDLAPAAELYAEAARAATSVQEVEYLTREAARVRQLLRS from the coding sequence GTGAACGAGGCGCTGGTGCGGGACCTGGTGCCCGCGGTGATCGGCGTCCTGGTCCGGCGCGGGGCGGACTTCGCCTCGGCCGAGGACGCGGTCCAGGAGGCGCTGATCAGGGCGCTGCAGACCTGGCCGGACGATCCGCCGCGGGACCCGAAGGGCTGGCTGGTGACGGCGGCGTGGCACAAGTTCGTCGACGCCTCCCGGGCCGAGGCCTCGCGCCGGCGCCGCGAGGACGCCGTGGACGCCGAGCCGCCGGCCGGCCCGGCCCCGGCCGGCGACGACACGCTGCGCCTGTACTTCCTGTGTGCGCACCCCTCGCTGCCCTCGGCCGCCGCCGTCGCCCTGACCCTGCGCGCCGTCGGCGGCCTGACCACCCGCCAGATCGCGCAGGCCTGCCTGGTCCCGGAGGCGACCATGGCGCAGCGCATCGTGCGCGCCAAGCGCCGCATCGAAGGACTGCCGCTGGACGAGCACGGCGACCTGGCCACCGTCCTGCGCGTGCTGTACCTGGTCTTCAACGAGGGCTACGGCGGCGAGCTCGACCTGGCCGCCGAGGCGATCCGGCTGACCCGCCAGCTCGTCGCCCTCACCGACGACGACCCCGAGGTCGCCGGCCTGCTCGCCCTGATGCTGCTGCACCACGCCCGCCGCGCGTCGCGCACCGCCCCCGGCGGACGCCTGGTCCCGCTGGCCGAGCAGGACCGCACGCGCTGGGACACCGCGCTGATCGCCGAGGGCGTCGCGATCCTGCAGACCGCGCTGGCCCGCGACCGCCTCGGCGAGTACCAGGCGCAGGCCGCGATCGCGGCGCTGCACGCGGACGCGCAGAAGGTCGAGGAGACCGACTGGCCGCAGATCGTGGAGTGGTACGACGAACTGCTGGCCCTCACCGGAAGCCCGGTGGTGCGGCTCAACCGCGCCGTGGCGGTCGGCGAGGCCGACGGCGCGCAGGCCGGCCTCGCCGCCCTGGCCGAGGTGGACGCCGACGTGCCCCGCCGCGCGGCGGTGGAGGCCTACCTGCACGAGCGCGCCGGCGACCTCGCACCGGCCGCCGAGCTGTACGCCGAGGCGGCGCGCGCCGCGACCAGCGTGCAGGAGGTCGAATACCTCACGCGCGAGGCCGCGCGGGTGCGGCAGCTACTGCGCTCGTAA